The following proteins are co-located in the Siansivirga zeaxanthinifaciens CC-SAMT-1 genome:
- a CDS encoding aminotransferase class V-fold PLP-dependent enzyme, which translates to MFNVENIRKDFPILSRKVNGKDLVYLDNAATSQTPKQVIDVIVDYYSNYNANIHRGVHALSQEATDKYEQARHKIQAHFNAKHAHEIIFTSGTTHSINLVANGFTSILKPEDNIIVSALEHHSNIVPWQMLCERTGAQLKVIPMNQAGELIMSQYDNLLTENTKLVFVNHVSNALGTINPIEYIIEKAHQVGAAVLIDGAQSTPHIKPDVQALNVDFYVASAHKLCGPTGQGMLYGKEDWLKKLPPYQGGGEMIAEVTFEKTTYADLPHKFEAGTPNICGGIAFGAAIDYMNSIGFEAIANYEHELLEYATAQLLQIEGLTIYGTAKNKTSVISFNLDGIHPYDVGTILDKLGIAVRTGHHCAQPIMSFYNIPGTVRASFAFYNTKAEVDALVLGIKKAKMMLS; encoded by the coding sequence ATGTTCAATGTAGAAAACATACGAAAAGACTTCCCCATACTTTCACGAAAAGTAAATGGAAAAGACCTCGTGTATTTAGATAATGCAGCAACATCACAAACGCCAAAACAAGTTATCGATGTTATTGTAGATTATTATTCAAACTACAACGCCAACATACACCGTGGAGTTCACGCCTTAAGCCAAGAAGCTACAGATAAATACGAACAGGCAAGACATAAAATACAGGCACATTTTAATGCCAAACATGCCCACGAAATTATTTTCACCTCTGGTACAACACACAGCATCAATTTAGTTGCAAATGGCTTTACAAGTATTTTAAAACCAGAAGACAATATAATTGTATCAGCACTAGAGCATCATAGCAATATCGTGCCATGGCAAATGCTTTGTGAGCGTACCGGCGCCCAGTTAAAAGTCATCCCAATGAACCAAGCTGGCGAATTAATAATGTCTCAATACGATAACTTGCTCACAGAAAACACCAAGCTTGTTTTTGTAAATCATGTTTCAAATGCCTTAGGCACCATAAACCCTATAGAATACATTATTGAAAAAGCACACCAAGTTGGCGCCGCAGTTTTAATAGATGGCGCACAATCTACACCTCATATAAAACCAGATGTACAAGCCTTAAATGTCGATTTTTATGTAGCCTCGGCTCATAAATTGTGTGGACCAACGGGTCAAGGCATGTTATATGGTAAAGAAGATTGGTTAAAAAAATTACCTCCATACCAAGGTGGTGGCGAAATGATTGCCGAAGTAACCTTCGAAAAAACAACTTATGCCGATTTACCACATAAATTCGAAGCAGGAACACCCAATATTTGTGGCGGTATCGCCTTTGGAGCAGCAATAGATTATATGAATAGCATAGGTTTTGAAGCCATAGCAAATTATGAGCACGAACTTTTAGAATATGCTACGGCACAATTATTACAAATAGAAGGATTAACCATCTACGGAACTGCCAAAAACAAAACATCGGTAATATCGTTTAATTTAGATGGTATTCACCCCTACGATGTTGGTACCATTTTAGATAAATTAGGCATTGCAGTTCGTACAGGGCATCATTGTGCACAACCCATAATGAGTTTTTATAACATTCCCGGAACCGTAAGAGCTTCCTTTGCTTTTTACAATACCAAAGCCGAAGTTGATGCTTTAGTTTTAGGTATTAAAAAAGCTAAAATGATGCTTTCCTAA
- the sufC gene encoding Fe-S cluster assembly ATPase SufC, with the protein MLKIENLHARVEDKAILRGINLEVKPGEVHAIMGPNGSGKSTLSSVIAGKEEYEVTDGEIIFENEDIAELAAEERAHKGIFLSFQYPVEIPGVSVTNFMKTAINETRKAKGLDEMPAKDMLKLIREKSELLEIDRKFLSRSLNEGFSGGEKKRNEIFQMAMLEPKLAILDETDSGLDIDALRIVANGVNKLKSKDNAVIVITHYQRLLDYIVPDFVHVLYNGRIVKSGGKELAHELEEKGYDWIKEEVNA; encoded by the coding sequence AGAAGATAAAGCCATCTTAAGAGGCATCAACCTAGAAGTTAAACCAGGTGAAGTACACGCTATTATGGGACCAAACGGTTCTGGTAAAAGCACCTTATCATCTGTAATTGCTGGTAAAGAAGAATATGAAGTTACCGATGGTGAAATCATTTTCGAAAATGAAGATATCGCCGAATTAGCTGCCGAAGAACGCGCACACAAAGGCATCTTTTTATCGTTTCAGTATCCTGTTGAAATTCCTGGAGTATCTGTAACCAACTTCATGAAAACAGCAATTAACGAAACACGAAAAGCTAAAGGTCTAGACGAAATGCCGGCTAAAGATATGCTTAAGCTTATCCGTGAAAAATCGGAATTATTAGAAATCGATAGAAAATTTTTATCGCGCTCATTAAACGAAGGTTTTTCTGGTGGAGAGAAAAAGCGTAACGAAATTTTCCAAATGGCAATGCTAGAACCAAAATTAGCTATCCTAGACGAAACCGATTCTGGTTTAGATATCGATGCTCTGCGTATTGTTGCCAATGGCGTTAACAAACTTAAAAGTAAAGACAATGCTGTTATTGTAATTACACACTACCAACGTTTGTTAGACTATATCGTGCCTGATTTTGTGCATGTTTTGTATAACGGACGCATTGTTAAATCTGGCGGAAAAGAACTAGCGCACGAGTTAGAAGAAAAAGGATACGACTGGATTAAAGAAGAAGTAAACGCGTAA
- the sufD gene encoding Fe-S cluster assembly protein SufD, with protein sequence MDLKDKLITSFLAFEEAVDVNTYVHDLRSDAIKIFEEKGFPSKKEEAWKYTSLNSVLKQDYNLFPKKENAIEYSDVKKYFIHDIDSYKIVFIDGKYSSHLSRTTHDGMDICLMSAAFSKPKYRLIIENYFNKAATKDSLPSLNTAFSSEGAYIHIPKNKIVEKPIQIIYFSTGDESAIMLQPRNLIVVDENSHVQIIERHQSLSDNAVLTNSVTEVFTAKRAIVDYYKIQNDNENATLLDNTFISQKQESHASVHTFAFGGKLIRNNLNFYQNGERIDSTLKGVTIIGDKQHVDHNTLVHHIEPNCESHQDYKGIFTDASTGVFNGKIIVEKEAQKTNAFQANNNILLSDKASINTKPQLEIFADDVKCSHGCTIGQLDESAMFYMRSRGIPEKEAKGLLMYAFSNNVLSSVKIPEIKQRITKIIANKLGVNIGFDL encoded by the coding sequence ATGGATTTAAAAGATAAATTAATAACATCATTTTTAGCTTTCGAAGAAGCCGTAGACGTTAATACATACGTGCACGATTTAAGAAGTGATGCCATAAAAATATTTGAAGAAAAAGGCTTTCCTTCAAAAAAAGAAGAAGCCTGGAAATACACCTCTTTAAATAGCGTTTTAAAACAAGATTACAATCTGTTTCCTAAAAAGGAAAACGCCATAGAATACAGCGACGTAAAAAAATATTTTATCCATGATATAGACAGTTATAAAATTGTTTTCATCGACGGCAAATATTCGTCACATCTATCAAGAACAACACACGATGGCATGGATATCTGCTTAATGTCGGCAGCATTTTCTAAACCTAAATACCGCTTAATTATTGAAAATTATTTCAATAAAGCAGCTACTAAAGACAGTTTGCCATCTTTAAATACAGCATTCTCTAGCGAGGGGGCTTACATTCATATTCCAAAAAATAAAATAGTTGAAAAGCCTATTCAAATTATTTACTTTTCAACAGGAGATGAATCGGCAATCATGTTACAACCACGTAACCTTATTGTGGTCGACGAGAATTCGCATGTTCAAATTATAGAACGCCACCAAAGCTTGTCAGACAATGCAGTGCTAACCAATAGTGTTACCGAAGTATTTACAGCAAAACGCGCCATTGTCGATTATTATAAAATACAAAACGACAACGAAAACGCCACCTTGCTAGACAATACCTTTATTAGTCAAAAACAAGAAAGTCATGCATCGGTGCACACTTTTGCCTTTGGCGGAAAGCTTATTCGTAACAATTTAAACTTCTACCAAAACGGCGAACGCATCGATTCTACATTAAAAGGTGTAACCATTATTGGCGACAAACAACATGTAGATCACAACACTTTGGTACATCATATCGAGCCTAATTGCGAAAGCCACCAGGACTATAAAGGTATTTTCACAGATGCTTCAACAGGCGTTTTTAACGGTAAAATTATTGTCGAAAAAGAAGCTCAAAAAACCAATGCTTTTCAAGCAAACAACAATATTTTATTAAGCGACAAAGCATCCATTAACACCAAACCGCAATTAGAAATTTTTGCCGACGATGTAAAATGTTCTCACGGTTGTACCATTGGACAATTAGACGAAAGCGCCATGTTTTACATGCGTTCTCGAGGCATCCCAGAAAAAGAAGCCAAAGGACTTTTAATGTATGCCTTTAGTAATAACGTATTAAGTTCGGTTAAAATACCAGAAATTAAGCAACGTATTACCAAAATAATAGCCAACAAATTAGGTGTAAATATTGGTTTCGATTTGTAA